In Streptomyces sp. NBC_00091, the following proteins share a genomic window:
- a CDS encoding discoidin domain-containing protein: protein MLLGPAPSSSADAGWWNPTARPQPDSDINVTGEPFKGTDAQGRVRGFVDAHDHLMSNEGFGGRLICGKPFSEMGVADALKDCPEHYPDGTLAVFDFLTKGGDGKHDPDGWPTFKDWPAHDSLTHQQNYYAWVERAWRGGQRVLVNDLVTNGVICSVYFFKDRGCDEMTAIRLEAQKTYDMQAFVDKMYGGPGKGWFRIVTDSDQAREVIKQGKLAVVLGVETSEPFGCKQILDVAQCGKDDIDRGLDELHKLGVRSMFLCHKFDNALCGVRFDEGALGTAINVGQFLSTGTFWQTEQCAGPQKDNPIGLAAAPSAQKELPAGVSVPSYAADARCNTRGLTELGEYAVRGMMKRKMMLEVDHMSVKAAGRAFDILESESYPGIISSHSWMDLGWTERLYKLGGFAAQYMSGSEAFSAEAKRTDALRDKYHVGYGYGTDMNGVGGWPGPRGADTPNPVRYPFRSTDGGSLIDKQTTGQRTWDLNTDGASHYGLVPDWIEDIRLVGGQDVVDDLFRGAESYLGTWGASERHRSGVNLAAGSSASASTSQWWNPFVDYSPGRAVDGDPGSRWASEWNDDQWLRIDLGSASRIGRVTLDWEQAYGKAYRIEVSTDGTNWQPVWSTTDSDGGLDTARFAGVTARHLRVQGVQRATQWGYSLHEVGVYSS from the coding sequence ACGCCGGCTGGTGGAACCCGACCGCGCGGCCCCAGCCCGACTCCGACATCAACGTCACCGGCGAGCCCTTCAAGGGGACCGACGCCCAGGGCCGGGTGCGCGGGTTCGTCGACGCGCACGACCACCTGATGTCCAACGAGGGCTTCGGCGGCCGCCTCATCTGCGGCAAGCCCTTCTCCGAAATGGGGGTCGCGGACGCGCTCAAGGACTGCCCCGAGCACTACCCCGACGGCACCCTCGCGGTCTTCGACTTCCTCACCAAGGGCGGAGACGGCAAGCACGACCCCGACGGCTGGCCCACCTTCAAGGACTGGCCCGCCCACGACTCGCTGACCCACCAGCAGAACTACTACGCCTGGGTGGAGCGGGCCTGGCGCGGCGGTCAGCGCGTACTGGTCAACGACCTCGTCACCAACGGGGTGATCTGCTCGGTCTACTTCTTCAAGGACCGCGGCTGCGACGAGATGACCGCCATCCGCCTGGAGGCGCAGAAGACGTACGACATGCAGGCCTTCGTCGACAAGATGTACGGCGGCCCGGGCAAGGGCTGGTTCCGCATCGTCACCGACTCCGACCAGGCCCGCGAGGTGATCAAGCAGGGGAAGCTCGCCGTCGTCCTGGGGGTCGAGACCTCCGAGCCCTTCGGCTGCAAGCAGATCCTGGACGTCGCCCAGTGCGGCAAGGACGACATCGACCGGGGCCTGGACGAGCTGCACAAGCTGGGCGTGCGCAGCATGTTCCTGTGCCACAAGTTCGACAACGCCCTGTGCGGGGTCCGCTTCGACGAGGGCGCCCTGGGCACCGCGATCAACGTCGGCCAGTTCCTGTCGACCGGCACCTTCTGGCAGACCGAGCAGTGCGCGGGCCCGCAGAAGGACAACCCGATCGGCCTCGCGGCGGCTCCCTCGGCGCAGAAGGAACTCCCGGCCGGGGTCTCGGTCCCCTCGTACGCCGCCGACGCGCGGTGCAACACCCGCGGCCTGACCGAACTCGGCGAGTACGCCGTGCGCGGCATGATGAAGCGCAAGATGATGCTGGAAGTCGACCACATGAGCGTCAAGGCCGCGGGCCGGGCCTTCGACATCCTGGAGTCCGAGTCGTACCCGGGCATCATCTCCTCGCACAGCTGGATGGACCTCGGCTGGACCGAACGGCTCTACAAGCTCGGCGGTTTCGCCGCCCAGTACATGAGCGGCTCCGAGGCCTTCAGCGCGGAGGCCAAGCGCACGGACGCCCTGCGCGACAAGTACCACGTCGGCTACGGCTACGGCACCGACATGAACGGCGTCGGCGGCTGGCCCGGCCCCCGGGGCGCCGACACCCCCAACCCGGTGCGGTACCCCTTCCGCAGCACCGACGGCGGCTCCCTGATCGACAAGCAGACCACCGGGCAGCGCACCTGGGACCTCAACACCGACGGCGCCTCCCACTACGGCCTGGTACCGGACTGGATCGAGGACATCCGGCTGGTCGGCGGCCAGGACGTGGTGGACGACCTGTTCCGGGGCGCCGAGTCCTACCTCGGCACCTGGGGGGCCTCCGAGCGGCACAGGTCCGGGGTGAACCTCGCGGCCGGCTCCTCCGCCTCGGCCTCGACCTCGCAGTGGTGGAACCCCTTCGTCGACTACTCGCCGGGCCGGGCCGTGGACGGCGACCCGGGCTCCCGCTGGGCCAGCGAGTGGAACGACGACCAGTGGCTGCGCATCGACCTCGGCTCCGCGAGCCGGATCGGGCGCGTCACCCTCGACTGGGAGCAGGCGTACGGGAAGGCGTACCGGATCGAGGTCTCCACGGACGGGACGAACTGGCAGCCGGTCTGGTCCACCACCGACAGCGACGGCGGTCTGGACACGGCCCGGTTCGCCGGGGTGACGGCCCGCCACCTGCGCGTCCAGGGGGTCCAACGGGCCACCCAGTGGGGGTACTCCCTCCACGAGGTGGGCGTCTACAGCAGCTGA